The Vibrio kanaloae genome has a window encoding:
- the yqiA gene encoding esterase YqiA, protein MSDSNQQTAKPPLLLYIHGFNSSSRSHKATVMADYCAKHRADIKVIAPQLPSFPQQAALHLQQLVEQYKDQYQIALVGSSLGGYLSTWLNSHYGFKAVVVNPAVRPYELLADYLGEQVNPYTDERYVLEAKHIEELKALEVPALEKPRDFWLLQQTEDEVLDYRQAIEKYQGATQTVEKGGDHSFVDFERYPQQIITFLKL, encoded by the coding sequence ATGTCTGATTCTAATCAGCAAACTGCTAAGCCACCGCTGCTTCTCTATATTCACGGATTTAACAGCTCATCACGTTCTCACAAGGCGACAGTGATGGCTGACTACTGTGCAAAGCATCGTGCTGATATTAAGGTGATTGCACCTCAGCTGCCGAGTTTCCCTCAGCAAGCAGCACTTCATTTGCAGCAGTTGGTGGAACAGTATAAAGATCAATACCAGATAGCATTAGTCGGCAGTTCGTTGGGGGGCTACCTTTCAACATGGCTTAATAGTCACTATGGTTTTAAAGCGGTGGTTGTTAACCCTGCGGTGAGACCTTATGAGCTTCTTGCTGATTATTTGGGTGAGCAAGTAAATCCTTACACAGATGAACGATATGTACTGGAAGCAAAACATATCGAGGAATTGAAGGCGTTAGAGGTTCCGGCTCTCGAAAAACCGAGAGACTTCTGGTTACTTCAACAAACGGAAGACGAAGTTCTGGATTACCGACAAGCGATAGAGAAGTACCAAGGTGCAACACAAACAGTAGAAAAGGGTGGGGATCATAGCTTTGTTGATTTTGAGCGCTACCCACAACAAATCATCACCTTTCTAAAGCTATAA
- the cpdA gene encoding 3',5'-cyclic-AMP phosphodiesterase, whose protein sequence is MELSHTSKFDESSIKLVQLTDTHLFAPSNGSLLSINTQDSFRAVVDGIVSQGFDYQAILATGDISQDHSAESYQKFESGIQPLEKPCYWLPGNHDFKPNMGSVLPSPQIQCVEHVLLGDNWQMVMLDSQVVGVPHGRLSDQQLDLLEQKLSEFPERNTLVLLHHHPLLVGSAWLDQHNLKDAEQFWDVVQQHTNVKAVLCGHVHQDMNRDHHGVQVMATPSTCVQFKPNSNDFAVDTLSPGWREIELHQDGTVSTQVRRLPHGQFLPDFDAAGY, encoded by the coding sequence TTGGAATTATCACACACTTCAAAATTTGATGAGAGCAGTATTAAGCTTGTTCAGCTAACGGACACGCATTTGTTTGCGCCGAGCAACGGCAGCTTATTAAGCATCAACACTCAAGATAGCTTTCGTGCTGTAGTCGATGGCATTGTTAGTCAAGGCTTTGACTATCAAGCGATTCTGGCAACCGGTGATATCTCTCAAGATCACAGTGCTGAATCGTACCAGAAATTTGAGTCAGGAATTCAGCCTTTGGAAAAGCCATGTTACTGGCTGCCAGGAAACCATGACTTCAAGCCTAATATGGGCAGTGTTTTACCATCACCACAAATACAGTGTGTTGAGCACGTCTTGCTAGGCGATAACTGGCAGATGGTGATGCTAGACTCACAAGTGGTTGGTGTACCGCACGGGCGCCTCAGTGATCAGCAACTTGATCTGCTAGAGCAAAAATTGTCGGAATTCCCTGAACGTAATACCTTGGTTCTTTTACACCACCATCCGCTATTGGTTGGCAGTGCATGGCTGGATCAACATAACCTGAAAGATGCAGAGCAATTTTGGGATGTGGTCCAACAGCATACCAATGTGAAAGCCGTACTTTGTGGACACGTTCATCAGGACATGAATCGAGATCATCACGGTGTACAAGTTATGGCAACCCCGTCGACTTGTGTGCAATTCAAACCCAACTCGAATGACTTTGCGGTGGATACTTTGTCTCCAGGCTGGAGAGAGATTGAATTACATCAAGACGGCACGGTAAGCACGCAAGTTCGTCGCCTGCCTCATGGACAATTTTTACCTGATTTCGATGCGGCTGGTTATTGA
- a CDS encoding DUF1249 family protein, which translates to MPNIAVKKPYHVDLAELMRVYETNYAKLNALLPVGHEVGDVRCYQAVNMVYQLTVNEVTKYTTLIDICQSDAMPVFPLPKMSVRLYHDARVAEVCASGDFSRVKAKYDYPNAKLLQKDEKFQLNKFLGEWLTFCLKTGISRAPITF; encoded by the coding sequence ATGCCAAATATAGCGGTCAAAAAGCCGTATCATGTTGATCTTGCTGAGTTGATGCGAGTTTATGAGACGAACTACGCCAAGCTCAATGCTCTGTTACCGGTTGGGCATGAGGTTGGTGACGTTCGCTGCTATCAAGCCGTTAATATGGTTTATCAGTTGACAGTGAATGAGGTCACAAAATACACCACATTAATAGACATATGTCAGAGTGACGCGATGCCAGTGTTTCCTTTGCCAAAAATGTCTGTCAGGCTATATCACGACGCTCGAGTTGCAGAAGTGTGCGCTAGTGGAGACTTTTCACGAGTCAAAGCGAAGTATGACTACCCCAACGCTAAGCTTCTGCAAAAGGATGAGAAGTTCCAATTGAATAAATTTCTTGGGGAATGGTTAACGTTTTGTTTAAAAACCGGTATCAGTCGAGCCCCAATTACTTTTTAA
- the nudF gene encoding ADP-ribose diphosphatase codes for MQQYDKQRHEFTPQDVEIVSKETLFRGFFKMVKYTFRHRLFEGGWSQPIEREMFERGHAAALLPYDPVRDEVVIVEQIRVGALEHETPWQYEIVAGIIDTDEPPQDVARREAMEEAGVEVGSVLPITSYYPSSGGCSEKLDVFVGCVDATTAKGVHGLDYEGEDIRVQVMSREAAYQLVKDGVFENGATIIALQWLQLNYQELQSEWVD; via the coding sequence ATGCAACAGTATGACAAGCAACGACATGAGTTTACTCCGCAAGATGTGGAAATAGTCTCAAAAGAGACGCTGTTTCGTGGTTTTTTCAAAATGGTTAAATATACATTTAGACATAGACTGTTTGAGGGAGGCTGGAGCCAACCAATAGAACGTGAGATGTTTGAGCGTGGTCATGCTGCCGCTTTGCTACCTTACGATCCTGTGCGCGATGAAGTCGTGATCGTTGAACAGATTCGCGTTGGTGCTTTAGAGCATGAGACCCCATGGCAATACGAAATCGTTGCTGGAATTATTGATACGGATGAGCCTCCGCAAGACGTTGCTCGTCGAGAAGCGATGGAAGAGGCGGGAGTCGAAGTCGGATCTGTACTACCTATTACTTCGTATTACCCTTCATCTGGTGGCTGCTCAGAAAAGCTCGATGTTTTTGTTGGCTGTGTTGATGCAACCACAGCCAAAGGGGTACACGGGTTGGATTACGAAGGTGAAGACATTCGTGTACAAGTGATGAGTCGCGAAGCCGCTTATCAGTTAGTAAAAGACGGTGTGTTTGAAAATGGAGCCACGATCATTGCGCTACAGTGGCTGCAATTGAACTACCAAGAATTACAGTCAGAGTGGGTAGATTAA
- the tolC gene encoding outer membrane channel protein TolC: MKKLLPLFISAAIGSLSSSAFADTLAEVYDQAKQNDPQLLRSAAQRDAAFEAVTSSRSDLLPQINLTANYDINRGDRDTSGTGSSSIDNNTWGAAIGFTQELYQRSSWITLDTAEKTARQFDSAYAAEQQALILRVSTAYFEVLRAQDNLEFVRAEKAAVARQLEQTKQRFEVGLSAITDVHDAQAQYDGVLADEVLAENDLTNSYEGLREITGQEHANLSILDTDRFSASKSSDSAVALVEQAEQKNLSLLAARISQDVAKDNISLASSGHLPSLTLDGSYSLSDQSNSSQNYDQDNLNLGLNLVVPLYTGGNTTSLTKQAEYNYVAASEDLEATYRSVVKDVRAFNNNISASIGALRAYEQSVVSAQSALEATEAGFDVGTRTIVDVLDSTRRLYDANKNLSDARYNYILSVLQLRQAVGTLSEQDIVDVNAGLKVASK, translated from the coding sequence ATGAAAAAACTGCTTCCACTATTTATCAGTGCAGCAATTGGCAGCCTGAGTTCGTCAGCTTTCGCTGATACGCTAGCTGAAGTTTACGACCAAGCAAAACAGAACGATCCACAACTTCTTCGTTCAGCAGCGCAGCGCGATGCCGCTTTTGAAGCAGTAACGTCAAGCCGTAGTGATTTGTTACCACAAATTAATCTAACAGCGAACTACGACATTAACCGTGGTGATAGAGATACCTCTGGTACAGGTAGCTCAAGTATTGATAACAACACTTGGGGAGCAGCGATCGGCTTCACTCAAGAGCTTTATCAACGCTCTTCATGGATCACGCTAGATACAGCAGAAAAAACGGCTCGTCAATTTGATTCAGCTTACGCGGCCGAACAACAAGCTTTGATCCTTCGTGTTTCGACAGCATACTTCGAAGTACTTCGAGCTCAAGATAACCTAGAGTTTGTTCGTGCAGAAAAAGCAGCAGTTGCTCGTCAACTAGAACAAACTAAGCAGCGTTTTGAAGTGGGTCTTTCAGCAATTACCGATGTACATGATGCGCAAGCTCAATACGATGGCGTTTTAGCTGATGAAGTTCTTGCAGAAAACGACTTAACGAATAGTTACGAAGGTCTACGTGAGATTACAGGTCAGGAACACGCTAACCTAAGCATCCTAGATACGGATCGCTTCTCAGCAAGCAAATCTTCTGACTCTGCAGTGGCACTTGTAGAACAAGCTGAACAAAAGAACCTTAGCCTACTCGCTGCACGTATATCTCAAGACGTAGCAAAAGATAACATTTCTCTAGCAAGCTCAGGTCACTTACCAAGCTTAACGTTAGATGGTAGCTACTCCCTGTCAGATCAATCAAACAGCTCTCAAAATTATGATCAAGACAACCTAAATCTAGGCTTAAACTTAGTTGTGCCTCTATACACGGGTGGTAACACAACTTCTTTGACTAAACAGGCTGAATACAACTACGTTGCAGCAAGTGAAGATCTAGAAGCAACTTACCGTAGCGTTGTAAAAGACGTACGTGCATTCAACAACAACATCAGTGCTTCAATTGGTGCTCTGCGCGCTTACGAACAATCTGTGGTTTCAGCTCAATCTGCTCTAGAAGCAACAGAAGCCGGTTTTGATGTTGGTACTCGTACTATCGTTGACGTACTGGATTCGACTCGTCGTCTATACGATGCGAACAAAAACCTTTCAGATGCTCGTTACAACTACATCCTAAGTGTACTTCAGCTTCGCCAAGCGGTTGGTACGCTAAGCGAACAAGACATTGTTGATGTAAATGCAGGTCTAAAAGTAGCAAGCAAGTAA
- the hldE gene encoding bifunctional D-glycero-beta-D-manno-heptose-7-phosphate kinase/D-glycero-beta-D-manno-heptose 1-phosphate adenylyltransferase HldE: MKPILPDYSQSGVLIVGDVMLDRYWYGPTGRISPEAPVPVVKVENNEERPGGAANVAMNIASLGGHAHVVGLTGKDEPAEVLKDTLAALKVKCDFVELKDYPTITKLRVMSRGQQLIRLDFEEKFENTDPELILSRMEQALPNVRSVILSDYAKGALEHVQSFIQKARAANVPVFIDPKGADLERYRGATLLTPNMSEFELVAGKVKSEEDLIEKGIALIEKYDFEALLVTRSEHGMTLLRKGQAPFHLPTQAKEVYDVTGAGDTVISVLAASVAAGKPLDEACALANAAAGVVVGKLGTSTLSTIELAEAIHGSQDTDYGVISEAALVEAVKRARAKGEKVVMTNGCFDILHAGHVSYMNHAAELGDRLIVAVNTDESVKRLKGPGRPVNPTDRRMAVLAGLGAVDWVVPFSEDTPQRLISEVLPSILVKGGDYKPEEIAGGAEVIAAGGEVKVLNFEDGCSTTEIIKAIKGGRG, from the coding sequence ATGAAACCAATTCTACCTGACTACAGCCAATCAGGTGTTCTTATTGTCGGTGACGTAATGCTTGATCGTTACTGGTATGGCCCAACTGGCCGTATTTCACCAGAAGCACCTGTCCCTGTTGTAAAAGTAGAAAATAACGAAGAGCGTCCAGGTGGTGCTGCCAACGTTGCAATGAATATTGCTTCTCTTGGTGGCCATGCTCATGTTGTTGGCTTAACTGGTAAAGATGAACCAGCCGAGGTGTTAAAAGATACCTTGGCTGCTTTAAAGGTTAAGTGTGATTTTGTTGAGTTGAAAGATTACCCAACGATTACCAAACTGCGCGTGATGAGCCGTGGTCAGCAGTTGATTCGTCTTGATTTTGAAGAGAAATTTGAGAACACGGATCCTGAACTTATTTTGTCTCGCATGGAACAAGCACTTCCTAATGTACGTTCGGTAATCCTATCTGACTACGCAAAAGGCGCTTTGGAGCATGTGCAGAGCTTTATTCAAAAAGCACGTGCTGCGAACGTTCCGGTTTTTATCGATCCCAAAGGTGCCGATTTAGAACGCTACCGTGGTGCGACTCTGCTTACGCCAAATATGTCGGAATTCGAGCTGGTGGCAGGAAAGGTTAAGTCAGAAGAAGATCTCATCGAGAAGGGTATAGCCTTGATTGAGAAGTATGACTTTGAAGCCTTGTTGGTGACTCGTAGTGAGCATGGTATGACACTGCTGCGTAAAGGTCAGGCACCATTCCACTTGCCGACTCAAGCGAAAGAAGTGTATGACGTGACGGGTGCTGGTGATACCGTTATCTCGGTATTGGCGGCTTCAGTTGCTGCGGGCAAACCACTGGATGAGGCGTGTGCGTTAGCAAATGCGGCAGCTGGAGTGGTAGTCGGTAAGTTAGGTACATCGACGCTGTCGACGATTGAGTTAGCGGAAGCGATTCACGGTAGCCAAGATACAGACTACGGCGTGATCTCTGAAGCTGCATTGGTTGAAGCGGTGAAACGTGCTCGTGCGAAAGGCGAGAAAGTGGTTATGACCAATGGTTGCTTTGATATTCTGCATGCCGGCCATGTTTCTTACATGAACCATGCTGCTGAATTGGGTGATCGTTTGATCGTTGCAGTAAATACTGATGAGTCAGTGAAACGCTTAAAAGGGCCAGGTCGCCCTGTCAATCCAACTGATCGTCGTATGGCGGTATTGGCTGGCTTAGGCGCGGTTGATTGGGTGGTTCCGTTTTCTGAAGATACACCGCAACGTTTGATCTCTGAGGTACTACCAAGCATTCTAGTGAAAGGTGGCGATTACAAACCTGAAGAGATCGCGGGTGGTGCGGAAGTGATTGCGGCTGGTGGTGAAGTGAAAGTGCTTAACTTTGAAGATGGTTGCTCTACGACTGAAATCATCAAAGCGATCAAAGGTGGTCGAGGCTAA
- the glnE gene encoding bifunctional [glutamate--ammonia ligase]-adenylyl-L-tyrosine phosphorylase/[glutamate--ammonia-ligase] adenylyltransferase: MLLPSQLVTHSQSAFEQLLEHQSEAISHWPEPLIDDLKYVLGLSCFIGDSLQRDTILSNTLPAMLSCEERAEGYRERLAELLSGCADEMSGQHVLRQFRNREMTYIAWRDFMGSWELEQSLNHLSMLAEAMIFETYQWQYDICCKEWGTPCNEQGEAQPMLIIGMGKLGGGELNFSSDIDLIFTYPENGETQGARRSIANAQFFTRLGQRIIKALDQQTFDGFCYRVDMRLRPFGESGPLVMSYAALEDYYQEQGRDWERYAMVKSRVMGSEMYPEYQELRQMMRPFVFRRYIDFSAIQSLRRMKSMISSEVRRRGLSNNIKLGSGGIREVEFIAQVFQLIRGGREPSLRSRGLLKTLSAIESLQLLEAEEVDHLRNAYMFLRRLENLLQAMADKQTQTLPDSEHEQLQLAVAMQFSDWDSLITATRAHMANVHTVFEDLIGMEEEDANPVASYFNELWDMAHKPDVIEHVLEHDIAVVSPPEAAKTIIQFKADLAKKTLGPRGREVLNRLMPKVFQALYTNKYAEFGLSRVLHLLHKIVTRTTYLELLDEHPAALTQLVRLCTASPMISEQLGRYPILLDELIDPQQLYNPVPLESYKTELRDYLARIPEDDMEQQMEGLRQFKQTCILRIAAADIAGALPVMKVSDHLTYLAEAIVEAGVNQAWLQVSAKFGEPTHVKDREGRGFAVIGYGKVGGWELGYNSDLDIVFMHDCPVDIYTDGKKEIDGRQFYLRLAQRIIHIFSTRTASGILYEVDTRLRPSGASGLMVSPTDAFDEYQHKDAWTWEHQALTRARMIFGDERLATAFNKTRHEVLCLPRDEATLKKSVVDMREKMRGHLGGKKSGRFMLKQDAGGITDVEFLAQYLVLRYSNEKPKLTRWCDNVRIFESLLSQGIMDEQQGMALINAYTTLRDEIHHRNLLNLDADVAIDKFEMEREHVVQAWKQWMEV; the protein is encoded by the coding sequence ATGCTATTGCCTTCTCAACTCGTCACTCATTCGCAGTCTGCTTTTGAGCAATTGTTAGAACATCAAAGTGAAGCCATTAGTCATTGGCCCGAGCCATTGATTGACGACCTTAAGTATGTATTGGGTTTGAGCTGTTTTATTGGTGATAGCTTACAACGTGATACGATTTTATCTAACACCTTACCAGCCATGTTGTCATGTGAAGAGCGAGCTGAAGGCTATCGTGAGCGATTGGCCGAATTGTTGTCTGGTTGCGCAGATGAAATGAGTGGTCAACATGTGTTGCGTCAGTTCCGTAATCGAGAAATGACTTATATCGCCTGGCGTGACTTCATGGGGTCTTGGGAGTTAGAGCAGAGCTTAAATCATTTATCGATGTTGGCTGAGGCGATGATCTTCGAAACCTATCAATGGCAGTACGATATTTGCTGTAAGGAGTGGGGGACGCCTTGCAACGAACAAGGTGAAGCGCAGCCGATGCTGATCATTGGTATGGGCAAGCTAGGTGGCGGTGAGCTCAACTTCTCTTCTGATATCGACCTGATTTTTACTTACCCTGAAAATGGTGAAACGCAAGGCGCAAGACGTAGTATCGCCAATGCGCAGTTTTTTACTCGTTTAGGCCAGCGTATTATCAAGGCGCTTGATCAGCAAACATTTGATGGATTCTGTTATCGAGTTGACATGCGTTTGCGTCCGTTTGGTGAGAGTGGCCCATTGGTGATGAGCTATGCCGCACTTGAGGATTATTATCAGGAACAAGGCCGTGATTGGGAACGTTATGCGATGGTTAAGTCGCGAGTGATGGGTAGTGAAATGTACCCCGAATACCAAGAACTACGCCAGATGATGCGGCCATTTGTGTTCCGTCGTTATATTGACTTTAGTGCGATTCAGTCTCTTCGCCGGATGAAGTCGATGATCAGCAGTGAAGTACGTCGTCGTGGTTTATCAAACAATATTAAACTTGGTTCTGGTGGTATTCGTGAAGTTGAGTTCATTGCTCAGGTCTTTCAGTTAATTCGTGGTGGGCGCGAACCGAGTCTTCGTAGTCGAGGCTTGTTGAAAACGTTAAGTGCTATTGAATCTCTCCAGTTATTAGAGGCCGAAGAGGTTGACCATTTACGCAATGCTTATATGTTCTTGCGTCGACTTGAAAACCTATTACAAGCGATGGCTGACAAGCAAACTCAAACCTTACCAGATAGTGAGCACGAACAACTGCAGCTTGCTGTTGCGATGCAATTTTCTGATTGGGATAGCTTGATTACTGCAACTCGTGCACATATGGCGAATGTACATACCGTATTTGAAGATCTTATTGGGATGGAAGAAGAGGATGCGAATCCCGTCGCGAGTTACTTTAATGAGTTGTGGGATATGGCTCATAAACCCGATGTGATTGAGCATGTCTTAGAACACGACATCGCAGTAGTTAGCCCGCCAGAAGCGGCGAAAACGATCATTCAGTTTAAAGCTGACCTTGCTAAGAAAACTCTTGGTCCACGTGGGAGGGAGGTCTTAAATCGTTTAATGCCTAAAGTCTTTCAAGCTCTGTATACCAATAAGTATGCGGAGTTTGGTTTGTCTCGGGTATTGCATTTATTGCACAAAATAGTCACGCGTACCACCTATCTCGAGCTATTAGATGAACACCCTGCTGCACTGACTCAGTTAGTTCGATTATGTACCGCCAGCCCAATGATCTCTGAGCAGCTTGGACGTTACCCAATCCTGCTTGATGAACTTATCGACCCTCAGCAGCTCTATAACCCAGTGCCGCTTGAGTCTTACAAGACAGAATTACGTGATTATCTTGCTCGTATTCCTGAAGATGATATGGAGCAGCAGATGGAAGGCCTGCGTCAGTTTAAGCAGACCTGTATATTGAGAATTGCAGCCGCGGATATTGCGGGTGCTCTACCTGTCATGAAGGTGAGTGACCACTTGACGTATTTAGCAGAAGCGATTGTCGAAGCGGGTGTTAATCAAGCTTGGTTACAGGTGTCGGCGAAGTTTGGTGAACCAACTCATGTGAAAGACCGCGAAGGTCGTGGGTTTGCAGTTATTGGCTATGGCAAAGTGGGAGGCTGGGAACTTGGCTATAATTCCGATCTCGATATCGTATTCATGCACGACTGTCCTGTTGATATCTATACTGATGGTAAGAAAGAGATCGATGGACGTCAGTTTTACCTTAGGTTGGCACAGCGTATTATTCATATTTTCTCAACCAGAACCGCTTCTGGAATTTTATACGAAGTGGATACTCGCCTGCGTCCTTCGGGTGCCTCTGGTCTAATGGTTAGCCCAACAGATGCCTTTGATGAGTACCAACACAAGGACGCTTGGACCTGGGAGCATCAAGCTTTGACTCGCGCCCGTATGATTTTCGGAGATGAACGGTTGGCTACAGCGTTCAATAAAACGCGTCATGAGGTGTTGTGTCTTCCACGTGACGAAGCCACTTTAAAAAAGTCGGTTGTTGATATGCGTGAAAAAATGCGTGGTCATCTAGGTGGTAAAAAATCCGGTCGTTTCATGCTTAAGCAAGATGCGGGTGGGATTACTGATGTTGAGTTTTTAGCGCAATACTTAGTGCTGCGATACAGTAATGAAAAGCCGAAACTCACTCGCTGGTGCGACAATGTGAGAATCTTTGAAAGTTTGCTGTCGCAAGGGATTATGGACGAGCAACAAGGTATGGCACTGATCAATGCCTATACAACGTTGCGTGATGAAATTCACCATCGAAACTTACTTAACCTGGATGCAGACGTAGCGATTGATAAGTTCGAAATGGAAAGAGAACATGTGGTTCAAGCTTGGAAGCAATGGATGGAAGTATAA
- a CDS encoding methyl-accepting chemotaxis protein → MTKVSFKPWERVISDVRLVPKMIMLMVFSTILIISKQLWDASTFYDSLLAATNNTQVAQQHYETYLVQVAWQTALMIIVFVVLLLAAARVMLRQTQYLNDAIKTMADKNLSVPIHMDCKDEYGDVARELEKTRVQLNDMIKTQVASSDELFALTEVMTISMSETKDSAQEEFNEIDQLATAMSEMTSTVQTVAEHAQSASSLTEQASGQALTGQKFVQGSVSKMSELSSDIAASAAAVNQVEERVDSIGSVVGTIQGISEQTNLLALNAAIEAARAGEAGRGFAVVADEVRNLAQRTQQATVEIQDMISHLQSSANSAVGLMEKSVVEAAEGVDLVTNAGSELDGIVSQVNQINDMNFQIATAAGQQSSVAEEMSVNLTNVRELVEASVVVVGELLETSQLMESNAQELDGKIKQFKV, encoded by the coding sequence ATGACTAAAGTGTCATTCAAGCCGTGGGAAAGGGTAATCTCTGACGTTCGTCTCGTTCCGAAAATGATCATGCTGATGGTATTCAGCACGATTTTGATCATTTCAAAGCAGCTATGGGACGCAAGTACGTTTTACGATTCATTGCTTGCAGCAACAAACAATACCCAAGTTGCCCAGCAGCATTATGAAACTTACCTCGTTCAAGTAGCTTGGCAAACCGCCTTGATGATCATTGTATTTGTGGTTCTTCTATTAGCAGCAGCTCGCGTTATGCTCCGTCAAACGCAATACTTGAATGATGCAATCAAAACGATGGCAGACAAGAATCTGTCAGTGCCAATTCATATGGATTGTAAGGATGAATACGGCGATGTGGCACGCGAACTCGAAAAAACGCGAGTTCAATTGAACGACATGATCAAAACTCAGGTAGCCTCTTCAGATGAGTTATTTGCTTTGACAGAAGTGATGACCATCAGCATGTCGGAAACCAAAGATTCGGCTCAAGAAGAGTTCAATGAGATCGATCAGCTTGCGACAGCAATGAGTGAGATGACGTCAACGGTACAAACCGTAGCCGAACATGCACAAAGTGCCTCTTCTCTAACAGAGCAGGCATCAGGCCAAGCATTGACAGGTCAGAAGTTCGTGCAGGGATCGGTTTCTAAGATGAGTGAACTGTCTTCCGACATCGCAGCTTCAGCTGCGGCGGTAAACCAAGTTGAAGAGCGCGTTGATTCAATCGGCAGCGTGGTTGGTACTATCCAAGGTATTTCAGAACAAACCAACTTACTGGCGTTAAACGCAGCGATTGAAGCGGCGCGTGCAGGTGAGGCGGGTCGCGGTTTTGCTGTTGTTGCCGATGAGGTTCGTAATCTTGCACAGCGTACTCAGCAAGCGACAGTAGAAATCCAAGACATGATCAGCCACCTACAAAGCAGTGCTAACTCCGCGGTTGGGCTGATGGAGAAAAGTGTTGTGGAAGCAGCAGAAGGCGTTGATCTGGTGACTAATGCAGGCTCTGAGCTTGATGGTATCGTCAGCCAAGTCAACCAAATCAATGATATGAACTTCCAGATCGCAACCGCTGCGGGCCAACAAAGCAGTGTTGCTGAAGAGATGAGCGTTAACCTGACCAATGTTCGTGAACTTGTTGAAGCATCTGTAGTGGTGGTTGGCGAGCTTCTTGAGACTTCCCAGCTTATGGAAAGCAACGCGCAAGAGCTCGACGGTAAGATTAAGCAGTTTAAGGTTTAG
- a CDS encoding potassium channel family protein: protein MLNSIKDTAKPMSLLSLILSFLALFVISGLLFAPIDKESKQVLIGLDFIICSVFLFQLTIDLLRSQNKTEFLKVHWIDFLASIPMIEPLRFARIFQILRVILVLRSSKRIFRELFRNRRETTLASIILLLVILLTIGAGTILLLEHKAPNANITTGYDALWWAFVTISTVGYGDHFPVTNSGKLVASLVIVCGVGVFGMISGLITSLITSPTDLQNQQLENKERKLDKILEQQQLILERLERLEQQTKK, encoded by the coding sequence ATGTTAAATAGTATCAAAGACACAGCCAAGCCGATGAGCTTATTATCACTGATTCTCTCTTTCCTAGCGTTATTTGTGATCTCAGGCTTATTGTTTGCACCAATTGATAAAGAATCGAAACAAGTCCTTATCGGCCTCGATTTTATAATCTGTAGTGTTTTTCTTTTTCAGCTCACAATAGACCTACTCAGATCACAAAACAAAACCGAATTCTTAAAAGTTCATTGGATCGACTTTTTGGCGAGCATTCCAATGATCGAACCGCTTCGTTTTGCTCGTATATTTCAGATATTGCGTGTCATCTTGGTATTACGCTCCAGCAAGCGCATTTTCAGAGAACTGTTTCGCAACCGCAGAGAGACCACTCTCGCCTCAATCATTCTGTTATTGGTAATTTTGCTTACTATCGGCGCCGGTACCATTCTGTTGTTAGAACACAAAGCTCCTAACGCAAACATTACTACCGGCTATGATGCTTTGTGGTGGGCTTTCGTAACAATCAGTACCGTTGGTTACGGTGATCACTTTCCAGTGACCAATTCAGGAAAACTGGTTGCTTCTCTAGTTATCGTTTGTGGGGTAGGTGTTTTTGGTATGATTTCAGGTTTGATAACCTCACTCATCACTTCTCCAACCGATTTACAAAATCAGCAATTGGAGAATAAAGAACGTAAACTGGATAAGATTCTAGAGCAGCAACAATTGATACTCGAACGGCTAGAAAGGCTTGAGCAACAAACAAAAAAATAG